The Syngnathus scovelli strain Florida chromosome 21, RoL_Ssco_1.2, whole genome shotgun sequence DNA segment GACTGGAATTTGAAAACCGTAGTGGCGAAAAATatattcacacacaaaaaaatcacagaTCTACGTAAAATGGAGCCGTTTCACGACGATATCTTTAAAATGTACATTTACGAGAATAGGCTGCAGACATTTGAGGGGTGGCCATTCGACAAAGACTGCGCTTGCACGCCGGAAAACGTGAGTATTTGTTGTTGAGCCCTGTGCTAACCACGTAGCCGTTGAATAGCAACAagttcaaaacaaaaatgtaatcAAATGTGTTGATCATGCGTTTCCACAGATGGCAAAGGCTGGTTTCATACATACGCCTTCGGATAACAGCCCAGATGTCGCCATGTGTTTCTTTTGCCTTAAAGAGTTGGAAGGCTGGGAGCCCGATGATGACCCAGAGTAAGACCTCAGCAGTTTTTTGGTACTTTGCTCTTACACAGCAAAATACTTGAGCCATGCAAGTTTGCAATCCAAGTGTTTAAAAGCAGCAACATGTACAAAACACATCACAATATACAAACACTTTGTCTAAAAGTACCTTCAATGTTTAAGATTGCTTCTTCAACTGCTTAATTGTGTCTCCATTTGACAGGAAGGAGCACAAATCCCATTCTCCTTCAtgtcacttcattgccctgaagAAGAACGTGGAAGATCTGACCGTGGAAGAGATTTTAAAGCTGCAATTGGAGAAGCACACTTTTGAAGTTGTATGTTACAACTTCTCTCTAAATGAGATTTTATAAATATATGATTGTTAACATCTGTGTATCTAATGCCATGTTTTCTTCCACTTGCAGAAAAAATCCTGTAACCAGGCCATCCAAAAGTTTAAGGAGACAGCCAGTGAGAAAAGAGCAGAAATAATCAAGTCAGTTCAGAGTGAAGATTAGCTAATGGAATACACTGGTGTCTCATTTCTGTATCTATTTGGGCTTTTGTGTCACTTTGTGTGTTCATTCATTCAACCTATTTTTATTGCTTCACCTCTGTTTATGCTGACACTCTTTTACTATAAAatctgttttttcccccccacgatGTGTTTTTAGTGCTTCACCTCTGTTTATGGTGACACTCTTTTACTACAaaatctgttcttttttttatataaacagATTGTTTTGTTCAGACATGTCTATGTGTAAATATATAAGTGTAAATGGAATGAACGCTTCAATTAGATTACCGATGTCTTGTAAAGTTAACAGCCCAGTTTCAAAAGGATTGCGTAAGGACATATTGCGCCCCCTTGTGGAGTCACTTGGCAGAACAGGCCATTTCAAAGCTCACCCACTTGAGATGAACCATGACCCTAACCTGCCTCAGCATCAGAAGCATTAAGCACACAGTTGGGGACAGATAATTacttcaaaaataatttaacaGAAGAAAGCATGCATGCAAGAGATTTACCCTATTTTGTTGTCCTCCCAACCAGTGCAACATTTCCAAACACAATGCAGGGTTGCAACGGAGTATGTCATACTGCTAATTCTCAATAAGAAGTGACACACATTTGTTGCACACATttcataaagtctgtcgctcacATTCTTTTTCCCATCCGCGCCAAACCCAATCAAAGgctttgtgtgtttgtctgtgctTGAGAAAACATGCAAATAAACGAGCAGATAAAGATAAATCCTGTTTCCATGTGCTCTCACTTCTTTACTTGGCTTGCTCGCATGAAACAATTCGCCGGGCCTTAAAATAGACATGTTTGTGTCTGTCACATTCATGCGCAACGTCAAAGAGAACTTTGAACGGGAACtttaacacacaaacacaacacactCACAGACAACTGGATTCCTGCTGCTGGATCCTTTCATAAAGATACATTATTGCCATATCCTATGATGTTCCCATGGCAACCTTAAGATCCTGTGCAGACAaaaagaggagggggaggaggtgtGAGGATGTGGTGAGGCTCTGCCTCATTACAGATACAGAAAACACAACCTGACAAAATTCAACCTTATGGAtctaataaatacatatatattatacaCAGTAAAATAGTATGTGCAATGCACTGAAGcttgaacttaaaaaaaaaaaactacacctGAGTCACATCCATTATGACacagaaaatatatttatttgagtgtttactaaaaaaaaaaaaaaaaaaacttctgtaACACAGTGAACCCCCACATATTTGTGGTTTCGGCTTTGGCAATCGCATCCTTTTGCGATTTTTAAGAAATTGATATTTGAATACAAAATGTGGGGGAACATGTAGACCGATAATATAACAATGCTCACAGGCCTATAGagtattctttatcctttgtTAAGAGTGACTGTGCATCAATTATGCCTGAATTATACTGCCCTCAAGTGGCCAGACGTGGCAGCACAATACCCAAGAATTGAAGCAAAAATGTGAAGAATTGAATGCTTTatattgtatttaattatttaactGCAATTAGTTATTTGTGAAATAGCGGGAGTTCACTGTATTCAGCTATTTGTttccatgacaaaaaaaaaagtgcactcaAATCCTAAAGCACAAAACGAATGCACATTTATAAGGCAATTTGATCCCTACATGTTAATGGTGGCTATGCACTGGAATATATTACTTTTTAGAATtacaaaacaagaaaataaatacaaaaatgtcaCTGAATTTGTTACAGATTGGATTGTGCTGCTCATACAACAGCTTTTACAATCATACTCGTCCCAGTTTTTGTAAACGGGGTGAGAGAGGTTATCTGGTTCCTTCATAAGATGGTTACGCCCTTATTTAAATCCATCTTTGGAAAATTCCC contains these protein-coding regions:
- the birc5a gene encoding baculoviral IAP repeat-containing protein 5a; the protein is MEPFHDDIFKMYIYENRLQTFEGWPFDKDCACTPENMAKAGFIHTPSDNSPDVAMCFFCLKELEGWEPDDDPEKEHKSHSPSCHFIALKKNVEDLTVEEILKLQLEKHTFEVKKSCNQAIQKFKETASEKRAEIIKSVQSED